GAATCAGGAGAGGCCTTTTTCTTGTCCTTTGCCTCTTTTGTTCAAATGTAAAATGTACATGTTTGTGTCTTTACttgaagaaaatatatatatatatatatatatatatatatatatatatatatatatatatatgagcatAGTTATTAGTGTTGTGTTTTCTTTGGTTTCTATGAATCTAATATAGTAATGTGTATATCTTGTCTTTCTGTGGGTCCAATACCGTTGTCGAATTTTCCTTAAACGAGCTGGAACGTATCCGTGCTCATGTGGTTGCAGTGGCGGACCTAGAAATTATTTGTTGGGGGTGCGGATaaggtgttcaaccatattttcaaggggtgcggtcgagttttttttgcctaaaatatacactaaatttttttttcaaggggtgcggccgcccctGTATGGTTGAGTGCTCAAGTCCCATTGAATTACCGAATACAAAATTACAAAGGATCAATCAGAGGGTTCAGTTAAGACATGAATGGACCGCTTTACCATTTACATACAAAGGATCTTCAAATTACCGGATCTTGTAACCAGGTGGTATCAAGGTGTATAGTAAACGTGTTCTCACTCGTGTGCATAAGGGTTTAAGTCCTATAGTGGACATTAGTCAAGATTCAAAAGTAGAATTAGCGTGCGTGTAAATAAACAGTTTAAAATAGTCAAAAAACTTTTTTTAGAACCCTTTGCAACAACGTTAACAAAACATTAAACCGGCATTTAAAATCTAGAGTTCATAATATTATATTACAAGAGGCGAACTCTGGTCAACGACGACATACCGGTTGGGAGCATTTTATATCTCAAGTGAAATCAAAGCAAGTTGGCTACAGGAATACAGATGAAGGCATTTAAACAGCCATAAATTTCCAAATAAATTGCCACTGGTTTTTAGATAACTCTTGAATGATTCAACGAAATGAACGGtctgacatgatcaaaaaggtttaaAAGGGTAAAATGGGAACTTTGACATGAAAATGTGATAATCATTCGAGACACTTTAAGTTCGAAGACAAACTGACGACACATTTAACTCTCGGTCTGCTCCCTCAGCCGACGGATTGTGCTCCTCACCGTCACAGCACTTGCGGTACTGTAGGACAAAAGTAAGAAAACAATATCAGTATGTTGTAACTAGAAGTCTAGAAGCGGCGAGTTTCAGCCATTTACTTATGAATAaggtttttttttgtatttttaatagGTCAAAAGGTGTTATGAGGTCAACACAAGAATGCCAactagggctgcaaatgaactgAACGTTTGGCAAACAGTtcattcggcgggaagttcgtttgtttcataaatgaatgaacacgaacaagaaatttcgttcgtttagttaatgaacaaacatgaacagagactgcgttcattcatttatgttcgtgaacgttcggtaacgtgttcgttatGTTCGTTGTGTTCGACAGCTAATTAGTGTTTtcaattttatattttatttaaatacttcaaaattccgacaagtAAAAAATTTATCAAGTATCGACGTATTATAGATTCTATTAGTGAACACTCGTTTGTTTTCATTTGTGCTCATGAACGTTCGTTTGCGTTCtttacctaaaattaacaaacgaacacgaacaggtTCATTTCCCTAACGAAcaaaaaatctcgttcgataagtgatcatgaacagttcatgaacacatgcatttccttaacaaacgaacacaaacaaggttTTGTTGGTGTTCgttcagttcgtttgcagccctaatgcCAACCCTGCTTTGACCCATTACACGATCCACCCATTTTGACACTTCTAGTAGTAATACACGTAGGGATATTATGATGTTAAACGGAAAACCACAAAGGGAAGAAGATTGTTACTTCAAGGTGTATGCACCGCCTGCTTTGACTTTGCCGCAATCCTTGCAGCCCCAAATTCCAACAGCCTTTCTCTTGACTGCATACTATGTTATTGAAATACAGTGTATTTCGTAACAAATTGGTCAGAAATGAAGAAAAACTAAATATAAAACAAGTAGTTTGTAACTGCTTTGTCACTAAGTTTACGAACGACAAACGAAAAACAAAGAGTAATTTTACCTTGCCACAGAACTCACAAAAGAATTTGCTGTGTTGGCTAACTTCCATTTTCTTGATCTGCTTTCTCAAACTAGCACCATAACGGGTACCTAAAGAAGATATAAAGTGCCCAACAATTTTAGTAAGCATCTAAGCATAGTAACTTAATAATGTCtgatgtcatcatcatcatcatactcagtaaattccaccaatagcaaagctaacgtacggtctgaggagggtaagatgtagacagccttacctctaccccataggaatagagaggttgcttgcagtgagacccccggcttgatagtagttttgcatcaagccttggacacaaggcacataacactcagcaattaagacaaaggccgattagtgcatgtactcccttgtctttcggctatcaatgccaccacatgatgcatgattaaccatgcccctcttttaatgttattttcacgaaattagtaaaataacgttaaaattagtgcactttcactttttgcttatttcacttttgcccccgagcGCTCCCTCTTTTAATAATGTTTGATGTATGATGTCAAATTGTAATCTTACACAAACATCATAAGTTTTTAGCTTTTGAGTAAACATGGTGTCATATTCGACATTAAGACATTGCATTGCCTCATTTAACAGAGCCACACAGACTTTAAAAAATATGTAGGTTTATATTGTTTATGTATTTGTAAAATAAGTTACCAAAgctatatataaatagccttgtaTACAAAAATTGAAATAAGCAAAACAAATAGTAAACTCTTATTAATTAATATACACAACAGTGTTTGTAACATCAAATATTTAGCAAAGCAAAGGTTAttataaaataaaccaaaaaatcaggcattttcagaaaaaaaaaaaaaaaaaaaaaaaaaagataagaaTGATAATTAAACAAACAGGTGTAACATAAAGCTTGGTTAAGAATCAGTCCATCAACAAACTATACAGCATTTGATAACACAATGTGACATAACATTTTCTTTTGAAAGAAGCAAATGTAATATTATTACCAAACTGCAAACAAACGTAAGGATTGTATAAAAGACACTTACCGTACTTTCCAACGATGCCAGCCTTCTTTGTCCTCTTCGTCTGAATTCAAATTtcatagataaaaaaaaaaaaagcataagATTTTGGTTGAAAATAGTAGCATTGCAAAGAAGGGTGTATATCAATGAATATGACGATTTAAATAGAGATAGATAGAGCTAACCATTTTGCAAGATCGTAAGAcaaacagcagcagcagcaacttAGACGGCGACTAAGAGGACCTGAAACCCTAAACTCTTTTCGATATTTATACCCAGCGCCTTGagggtttttttcttttttttttttttaaataagtttgtaaataaaaGTAAATTTAATAAGTATTTTGAATAATTACATTTAATTTAATTTAGAATTAATTACATGATTAGTCCCTGTGATTTATACAAAGTAACAATGTCAGGTACTAATAATTTGAAGTCACACTCTAAGATATCAACTTTTAATTTTGTAACAACCTGGAGTACTAAGACTAACAGAAGTTATTTTTTTCTGTTAGGTTCAAGGGCATTTAAGTCATTGTACATTTATAAGACTAATTAAGTAAGTATATGATTAATAAGGGACTGTTTTTGTAATTTCCCAATAAATAGGACAATAATTAAAAATTTACCTATATATTCATTTTACAAGCAAATGAACAGTAACTCTATGCATGGATAAGTAACTGGTACTTGTACCGGTAGCAAATTTACCAAAATGGGTACATTTTTTGTACcaatccggtaccgacttttgacattctcggtaccggtaccggtacctgtatcaaatttaccaaaccgggtgtattttcggtactaatccggtaccgacttttgacattctCGGTActgattcggtaccgacttttaacattttcggtaccggtttttaATCTCAAATACTGGTACCTTACCGGTGCCGTACCAAGTAAATTCATTACCGGTACCCAATTTTGCGGGTTTTCGGTACCGAACTCATCCTTAACATCACCTTTGAGCTCATGCCACGTAGCAACGCAAATATACCGTTTAGATTGTTTTTCATACACGTGGTAAGTAaattgtatttcgtttgaataaggttttatatacacaactacttttgctttcttttttgtctttttatgtaATAATTGAATTGtaacatgtaaaattaacttatttttaccttcaaataccataccataCAGTACCGAGCATTTttggtgccggtacctaattttgaTTATTTTCGGGATCGGTACTTTGGATGTCATTACCGGTACCGAGCTTATCCATATTTTAACGGGTTAGTAACGttataactgaactgaaaacaaccgaattttcaACGTGGGGGTCCTACTATTATATATTAGcttatttaaaaccattttttctatgttttgatattcggtatccgCTTGCCGTTGTCGGCACGCGTTTTGCAGACATTGAATCCCCGCAACGCGGGGTCGGGAAAACAACTAGTTATATTAAAATTCAACACCAACTCATCTCCAAGCAAACAACAGAACTCATCTCTCTCTCTAATCTCTTCATTCCTCCATCTTTCTCTCTAATCCGATCACCCATCATTTACCATCAATTACCCACTTGTTCGTCATCTGGGGTTTCGAATTTATCCCATCAAAACACAAAATTTATCTTCTTGAAACCTACAATGAAACAGATTATGAACGGCGACAGCAGTGGGTTCTGACTTCCGTCAGAGGACAAGGTTGAAATGGCGGAAATATTAATAATGATGTAGAGTGGGAGTTGATTAATCGGTACAGTTTCACATGGGGTGTGAAGATCTATGCTGGTTTCGGAATCGGAATCTTCTCCGTCACCGGTCACCGTCGCCGGAGTGACGGCGGCAGATAAAAGCCCTTCAATGCCGTCAATTTCTTGcattttattagtttttataaTTTATTAGTATTTTACCTTCTTATGCTTTGAATTCAATTTTATTTGATATCTTTAATCCAACTGGGTATTGAAAGTGCTATGTTATACTTTGATTTTTATCCATGTTTTATATTAAACTTCCtattttgttaaaaatatgtAGCCTGCAACCATTTAGGGCTTATTTCTATAAGAAAGATTAGAAAGCAAATAATTAGTACATCATATAATGTTAACCACCTGCTAAGTAAAATCAACAGTGACTCGTTAAGATTTCCAGTTTAACTCAAACATAAATGTTAATACTGGAGAATACTAACTTGTACACAAACGTTATAGATAAACATAACATATTTAGCAATCGATACAATCAACCTTCTAGAACgctttggtatgcaaaaaaaaaaaaaaagttaatgtaTGATAAAAACCCTAAAATACAAACAGATAGTTTAAACGAAAGTGAGAGAGGGAAGTGCTTGCTTTGATATTTTGAATGAAACTGTTTGTTTATTGTACTATTTTGTTTTcagtttttctttttctatttgtTATTTAATGAATAGTTTTAGTTTAGATGTTTTAATAAGTTACAAATAAGTCCCTGTGGTTTTTGTTCCTTTTTGTTATTATAGGTAAAGGGTATTTCTGTCATTGCATAAAAACCTAACAGAAAAACTAACATCAATTAGTCTTAGTACTTTAGAttgttacaaaattgaaagtTAATACCTCAAagtgtgattttaaactattagtacctgacATTGTTACTTcgtataaaccacagggactagctatgtaattaactcttaatttATTATTAACTAGGATTTACTcatcgcgcgttgcggcggaaaACCCGTATACGAACCAAACAATAAAAACCAGTATAAAAATGCAAAAGATAAATGTgtaaaaatcaaaattgaaacaaaaTGTAACAAATATAAAATTTATATCCCATATTTAGCTTTTGTAAACAAAAAGTAACAAatgaaaaatataaaatgaaaataaaactatTTTTGGAAAAACGTATattatttatagtatatatatatataaaaaaaccagGACTGTAGCCGCTACGCTATTTTTGTGTTGTAAGTTAATATAAGCTATAATGTAACATGTTACAATGAGTCGGTTTAATCGTAGATAAAAAAGAATGTAACAGGAGTAAAAACATAAGCGTCATACTGTTTTAGAAAACAAATAAAGTTGTTTAAAACAACCTGTTAGTTTAAAAGTGATGGACGAAATAAAAGCTATGGCATACTTATGGGTTAAGAATCGATCAAAGATGGTTGCCTTAACATGGGAGAATTGGAGTCGGTTTGAAATTGGTGCTTAGTTCGTTTGTGTGTAGTTAATTTTGCAGTGTGTCTGTTTGGTGGTCAAAAACATATGTAAGTTTTGGCGGGTAGCTTCTTGCTACAAGTAATAAAAATTTTtgtcggccgttcaaaaaaaaaaaaagtttaaaagtgatgcTCCATAAATTAATGCCGAAACGTATGTAAAAATAATTAATGTGCACATCTAATATTATTTGAAACTATATAAAAAAAGATAACACGTGTAAAAAAATCATGATATCGTAATGGAAAattcgtttaaaacttaaagtgGTAACTTTATTAATGTTTGGGGGATATAGTGTAAAGCGGTTTAAAAGGGGTAAAAATGATTTTATTAAAATTCAGGGGAGGCTTGATAAATTTGTTAATATTCAAGGGATAATAATTTAAattagttaaaaaaaactaacaaatGTTTAGTTGTCAAAAGTGAGAACATTTTTTTGTTCAATACATAAAAAAAAGGATAGTTTGTCTCATGTAATGTTTACAAATGCCACATAAAAATGAATAAATTACCTAAGTGTCATCAAAAGAAAAGTTAGCAATACAAGTGTGAAtggtatttttgtaattaaaAACACAATAGAGGTGATTATATATTCTGTAGCTAGtgatgttatttaatatatagtatagtatagtatagtatagtatagatagtatagtatagtatagtatagttaTAGTATAGTATAGTTTATAGTATAGTATAGTTATAGTATATAGTAtaagtatagtatagtatagtatagtatagtatgtatagtatagtatagtatagtatagtatagtatagtatagtatagtatagtatagtataatagTATAGTATagagtatagtatagtatagatagttatgtatagtatagtatagtattatagtatagtatagtatagtatagtatagtatagtatagtatagtatagtatagtatagtatagtatagtatagtatagtat
The Helianthus annuus cultivar XRQ/B chromosome 6, HanXRQr2.0-SUNRISE, whole genome shotgun sequence genome window above contains:
- the LOC110864522 gene encoding 60S ribosomal protein L37a codes for the protein MTKRTKKAGIVGKYGTRYGASLRKQIKKMEVSQHSKFFCEFCGKYAVKRKAVGIWGCKDCGKVKAGGAYTLNTASAVTVRSTIRRLREQTES